In a genomic window of Ptiloglossa arizonensis isolate GNS036 chromosome 12, iyPtiAriz1_principal, whole genome shotgun sequence:
- the Myd gene encoding stromal cell derived factor mayday, whose amino-acid sequence MYFSYFIPKITCNSDLRCFRFLRWTILVPLVIYLSFLFIKYHKNVPLKSLASSSTERDNEGAMIENLFVELEAVTVDKKNLERYKGMAGFDRRDEQSIKEAEEAENRESPRSLLEDIFQRADVDQDQLLDIQELAKWIHTKITEHVSRAMRENVGLFIAIDNNPRNGEVSWEEYHAYFLRSHGFPESYVSSHDKKHSDMSRTLKENIMRDRARWTEAARNDPERLALDEFLAFTHPESSHRALLQMVEELFEKFDRDGDEQLTEDEFSDLPVEGMGLDLREDKHEPVGGSEDRRQEFRHLIDKNKNGKADRTELLMYIDPRNPRHAIQEAQHLISLSDTNLDGKLNLSEILSKMDLFLGSKMVDTEGSFHDEF is encoded by the exons ATGTATTTTTCCTACTTT ATCCCCAAGATCACCTGCAATTCCGATCTACGGTGCTTTCGGTTCCTCCGTTGGACCATCCTAGTGCCCTTGGTCATTTACCTTTCCTTCCTGTTCATCAAGTACCATAAGAACGTGCCTCTGAAGAGTCTAGCGTCTTCGTCGACCGAAAGGGATAACGAGGGCGCGATGATTGAGAATTTGTTCGTTGAACTGGAGGCGGTGACAGTTGACAAGAAAAATCTCGAGCGGTACAAAGGGATGGCAGGATTCGATCGTCGTGACGAACAGAGTATAAAGGAGGCCgaggaagcggagaatcgggaaAGTCCTAGATCCCTGCTCGAGGATATATTTCAAAGGGCCGACGTTGACCAGGATCAACTGTTGGACATACAGGAATTGGCAAAGTGGATTCACACGAAGATTACGGAACACGTGAGCCGCGCCATGCGAGAGAATGTTGGCTTGTTCATCGCGATCGATAACAATCCACGAAATG GCGAGGTATCGTGGGAAGAGTATCACGCGTACTTTCTCCGATCCCACGGATTTCCCGAGAGTTATGTCAGCTCGCACGACAAGAAGCACAGCGACATGTCGCGAACTCTGAAAGAGAACATCATGAGAGACAGAGCGAGATGGACGGAAGCTGCTAGAAACGATCCGGAAAGGTTGGCGCTCGACGAGTTCCTGGCTTTCACTCACCCTGAGAGCAGTCACAGAGCTCTCCTTCAAATGGTGGAAGAATTGTTCGAGAAATTCG ATCGCGACGGGGACGAGCAATTAACGGAAGACGAGTTCTCGGATTTACCTGTCGAAGGAATGGGTCTGGATTTAAGGGAAGACAAACACGAGCCAGTTGGCGGAAGCGAAGACAGACGACAGGAGTTCCGGCATCTAATCGACAAGAATAAAAACGGGAAAGCGGATCGAACGGAACTATTG ATGTACATAGACCCAAGGAACCCAAGACACGCCATTCAAGAAGCTCAGCATCTGATTAGTCTGTCGGACACGAATCTCGATGGGAAATTGAAcctttcagaaattttgagcAAAATGGATCTATTCCTGGGCAGCAAAATGGTGGACACGGAAGGAAGTTTTCACGACGAATTTTAA